In Pseudomonas alcaliphila JAB1, a single window of DNA contains:
- a CDS encoding thiol-disulfide oxidoreductase DCC family protein translates to MTRRSLPPGLAAGERVVLFDGVCKLCNGWAKFLIRHDRQRQFRLASVQSMQGQALLAWYGLPTDRFDTMALIDEAGLHVRSNALLRILARLPQPWRALAWLRLIPRPLRDWCYDRIALNRYRLFGRYEVCLLPGADHAERFLHD, encoded by the coding sequence ATGACCAGGCGATCGCTGCCGCCCGGTCTTGCCGCTGGCGAGCGCGTGGTGCTGTTCGACGGCGTCTGCAAGCTGTGCAATGGCTGGGCGAAGTTTCTCATTCGTCATGATCGGCAGCGGCAGTTTCGTCTGGCCTCGGTGCAATCGATGCAGGGCCAGGCATTGCTGGCCTGGTATGGGCTGCCGACCGACCGTTTCGACACCATGGCGCTGATCGATGAGGCGGGGCTGCATGTACGCTCGAACGCGCTGCTGCGTATTCTTGCTCGCCTGCCACAGCCCTGGCGTGCACTAGCCTGGCTGCGTCTTATCCCGCGCCCGCTGCGCGATTGGTGTTATGACCGCATCGCGCTGAATCGTTACCGCCTGTTCGGGCGGTACGAGGTCTGCCTGCTGCCCGGCGCCGACCATGCCGAGCGCTTTTTGCATGACTGA
- a CDS encoding ABC transporter transmembrane domain-containing protein gives MTSMLSSRQRGAIRLAWRFIAPYRGRVLGALLALMFTAAITLSMGQGIKLLVDQGLATQSPAALRQSLLLFFVLVLALAFGTYTRFYLVSWIGERVVADIRRRVFDHLIELHPGFYESNRSSEIQSRLTADTALLQSVIGSSLSMALRNLIMLIGGSVLLVVTNPKLSGIVLLALPLVVAPILLFGRRVRALSRQSQDRVADVGSYVGEVLGQIKTVQAYNHQDEDKRRFGESAEAAFDVARKRIAQRSWLITVVIVLVLGAVGVMLWVGGMDVIAGRISGGELAAFVFYSLIVGSSFGTLSEVIGELQRAAGAAERIGELLRASNAIVAPEQPQHLPQPLQGRIELQDVRFAYPSRSDSYAIDGVDLQVAAGETLALVGPSGAGKSTLFDLLLRFFDPQGGHILIDGVPIDQLDPRELRASFALVSQNPALFFGSVEDNIRYGRLDASQAEVEAAARAAHAHEFIQRLPQGYQTHLGEAGLGLSGGQRQRLAIARALLADAPILLLDEATSALDAESEHLIQQALPSLMAGRTTLVIAHRLATVKQADRIAVIEHGRLAAIGSHAELIESSPLYARLAELQFGT, from the coding sequence ATGACATCGATGCTTTCCTCTCGCCAGCGTGGCGCCATACGTCTGGCCTGGCGCTTTATCGCGCCTTATCGCGGCCGAGTGCTGGGCGCGCTGCTGGCCCTGATGTTCACGGCGGCGATCACCCTGTCCATGGGCCAGGGCATCAAGCTGCTGGTGGATCAGGGGCTGGCCACGCAGTCGCCGGCCGCGCTGCGGCAGTCCCTGCTGCTGTTCTTCGTGCTGGTATTGGCGCTGGCCTTCGGCACCTACACGCGCTTCTACCTGGTGTCATGGATCGGCGAGCGGGTGGTCGCGGATATCCGCCGGCGGGTGTTCGATCACCTGATTGAGTTGCATCCTGGCTTCTACGAGAGCAATCGCAGCTCGGAAATCCAGTCGCGGCTGACCGCCGATACCGCGCTACTGCAATCGGTGATTGGCTCGTCGCTGTCGATGGCGCTGCGCAACCTGATCATGTTGATCGGTGGCAGCGTGCTACTGGTGGTCACCAACCCCAAGCTCAGCGGTATCGTTCTGTTGGCTCTACCCTTGGTGGTAGCGCCTATCCTGCTGTTCGGCCGCCGTGTGCGTGCGCTGTCGCGGCAGAGCCAGGACCGCGTGGCCGATGTCGGCAGTTATGTCGGCGAAGTGCTGGGGCAGATCAAGACGGTACAGGCTTACAACCATCAGGATGAGGACAAGCGCCGCTTTGGCGAGTCTGCCGAAGCGGCTTTCGATGTGGCGCGCAAGCGCATCGCCCAGCGTTCCTGGCTGATCACCGTAGTGATTGTGCTGGTGCTCGGCGCCGTCGGGGTGATGCTCTGGGTCGGCGGTATGGACGTGATCGCCGGGCGTATCTCCGGTGGTGAGCTGGCGGCTTTCGTGTTCTACAGCCTGATCGTTGGCTCGTCCTTCGGCACACTGAGCGAGGTGATCGGTGAATTGCAGCGTGCCGCAGGCGCCGCCGAGCGCATCGGCGAGCTGTTACGTGCCAGCAACGCCATCGTGGCGCCAGAACAGCCGCAGCATCTGCCGCAGCCGCTACAGGGGCGTATCGAGCTGCAGGATGTGCGTTTCGCCTATCCGTCGCGTTCGGACAGCTACGCCATCGATGGCGTCGATCTGCAGGTGGCGGCAGGCGAGACGCTGGCACTGGTAGGACCGTCCGGGGCTGGCAAATCGACGCTGTTCGATCTGCTGCTGCGCTTCTTCGACCCGCAGGGCGGGCACATCCTCATCGATGGCGTGCCTATCGATCAGCTCGATCCGCGCGAGTTGCGTGCCAGTTTCGCCCTGGTGTCGCAGAATCCCGCGCTGTTCTTCGGCTCGGTGGAGGACAACATTCGCTATGGTCGCCTGGATGCCAGCCAGGCCGAGGTGGAGGCGGCCGCGCGGGCGGCGCATGCGCATGAGTTCATTCAGCGCCTGCCACAGGGTTACCAGACTCATCTTGGGGAGGCCGGGCTCGGGCTTTCCGGTGGCCAGCGTCAGCGCCTGGCGATTGCCCGTGCCTTGCTCGCCGATGCGCCGATCCTGCTGCTCGATGAGGCCACCAGCGCGCTGGATGCCGAGAGCGAGCACCTGATCCAGCAGGCGCTGCCGTCACTGATGGCCGGGCGCACCACCTTGGTGATCGCTCATCGCCTGGCCACGGTGAAGCAGGCGGATCGCATTGCGGTGATCGAGCATGGCCGTTTGGCTGCGATCGGCAGCCATGCCGAGCTGATCGAGAGTAGTCCGCTCTATGCGCGTTTGGCCGAGTTGCAGTTCGGCACCTAG
- a CDS encoding DUF1287 domain-containing protein, with protein MRMLIALLLGSLAFAVQAIEADRLVLDTRQQVGVTLSYDPAYRRLSYPGGDVPMTTGVCTDVVIRALRQQGLDLQEAVHRDMRGNFSVYPKNWGLSRPDSNIDHRRVPNLMTWFKRQGWSLPVKQDAAAYRPGDIVTWDLGRGLTHIGIISDRQAPTTTPLVLHNIGRGTQEEDILFAYRITGHYRPLAQRASAAQ; from the coding sequence ATGCGCATGCTGATTGCACTGCTGCTCGGGTCGCTGGCGTTTGCCGTGCAGGCCATCGAGGCGGACAGGCTGGTGCTCGATACGCGCCAGCAGGTGGGCGTGACCCTGAGCTATGACCCGGCTTATCGCCGCTTGAGCTATCCGGGCGGCGATGTGCCCATGACCACCGGGGTTTGCACCGACGTGGTGATCCGCGCACTGCGTCAGCAGGGGCTGGATCTGCAGGAAGCGGTGCATCGCGACATGCGCGGCAATTTCTCCGTCTATCCGAAGAATTGGGGGCTGAGTCGCCCGGACAGCAATATCGATCACCGCCGCGTTCCCAACCTGATGACCTGGTTCAAGCGTCAGGGCTGGTCGCTGCCGGTCAAGCAGGATGCCGCGGCATACCGGCCCGGCGATATTGTCACCTGGGATCTGGGCCGTGGCCTCACTCATATCGGCATCATCAGTGATCGTCAGGCGCCAACGACTACGCCGCTGGTGCTGCATAACATCGGTCGCGGCACGCAGGAGGAGGACATTCTGTTCGCCTACCGCATTACCGGCCATTACCGCCCGCTTGCCCAGCGGGCGAGCGCTGCGCAATGA